TCGGTCGCGGCGCTGCTGGCCCAGATCGATCAGGACATCGTGGACGCGCGCGCGGTCCTGGCGCGGCGCTGACCGCGCGGCCCGCGACGTCCGATCGCGCGCGAAATCGATGCGCCGGTCCGGGCGTTCTGTTATGTGAGCGACAGCACCAGGAGCGTTCCCATGACCCCGATCCGGTTCGAAGGCGCGATGACCGCGCTCGTCACCCCGATGCGCGACGGCGCGGTCGACTACGCGGCCTTGACCCAGCTGGTCGAGTGGCAGATCGCCAGCGGCATCGACGCGATCGTCGCGGTCGGCACGACCGGCGAGTCGGCCACGCTCGACGTCGACGAGCACATCGCCGTGGTCCGCGCCTGCGTCGAGACGGCCCGCGGCCGGGTCCCGATCATCGCCGGCGCCGGCGGCAACGCCACCGCCGAGGCCCTCGACCTGTCGCAGCGCTCGGCCGACGTCGGCGCCGCCGCGCTCCTGCACGTGACGCCGTACTACAACCGCCCCAACCAGGACGGCCTGCTCCGCCACTACGAGGCGATCGCCCGCGCCGTGCCGCTGCCGATCATCCTCTACAACGTGCCGACCCGCACCGGCTGCGATCTGCTGCCCGACACCGTCGTCAAGCTGGCGGCGTTCGACAACATCGTCGGGCTCAAGGAGGCCACCGGCAACATGGTGCGCGCGGCCGAGCTGATCGCGCGCGTCGGGGATCGCCTCGCGATCATCTCGGGCGACGACGGCACCGCGTTCACGATGTACGCGCTCGGCGGCAAGGGCGTCATCTCGGTCGTGTCCAACGTCGATCCCGCGCGCATGGCCCAGATGTGGGACGCCGCCGCGGCCGGCGACTGGGCCGCCGCCCGCGGCCACCACTTCGCGCTGCGCGCGCTGATCGAGCTGCTGTTCGTCGAGCCGAGCCCGGCGCCGACCAAGGCGTGCCTGGCGCTGGCCGGGCGCTGCACCGACGAGATCCGCTCGCCGCTGTTCCCGGTGACCGCGGCCCTGCGCGACCGGCTGCGGGCCGAGCTGGGGCGCCTCGGGCTCGGGGCGTCGTGACCACGGCGATCACCGTGCTCGGCCCCAGCGGCCGGATGGGCAAGGCGATCCTGGCGGCGGCGGCGACGCGCACCGACGTCCGCATCGCGGCCGCGCTCGACCGCAGCGACGCGCCCGATGTCGGCAAGACGGTCGCGCCCGGCGTCGTCGTCAGCTCGCTGATCGACGCCGCGCTGGCCGCGGCGCCGGTCTACATCGACTTCACCACGCCCAACGCGACCGCGGCGATCGCGCAGCAGGCCCGCGGCCGTCGGGTCGCCGCGGTCGTCGGCACGACCGGCCTGACGGCGACCGCCGAGCGCGCGCTCGACGAGCTGGCCGAGGTGGTCGCGGTGGTGGGCGCGCCCAACTTCTCGGTCGGCGTCAACCTGCTCATGGGCCTGTGCGCGCTGGCCGCGCGGGCGCTCGGCACCGACTGGGACGCCGAGATCGTCGAGCTCCACCACAAGGCCAAGCGCGACGCGCCGTCGGGCACCGCGCTGGGCCTGGCCCGCGCGATCGCGGCCGCCCGCGCGCAGGACCTGGCCGAGGTCGGGCGCTACGCGCGGTCCGGCGACGTCGGCCCGCGCCCGGCCGGCGAGATCGGCGCGGTCGCGGTGCGCGGCGGCGACGTCGTCGGCGAACACACGGCGTACTTCTTCGGCGCCGGCGAGCGCATCGAGCTGTCGCACCGAGCGACCGATCGCGCGATCTTCGCCCACGGCGCCCTGCGCGCGGCGATCTGGGCCGCGCAGCAGCCGCCCGGCCGCTACGACATGATCGACGTGCTCGGGATGCGCTGACGTGCGCCGCCGCAACCTGGCGGTGGCGGTGCTCGTCGCGCTGGCGGCGGCGAGCTGCCGCGGCGGGACCAAGGGGCACCGGCCGCCGCCGGCCGGGGCCGTCGACGCCACGCCCGCGCCCGACGCGAGCGGGCCGTCCGGGTGGTTCCCCGACGACGCCAGCATCGCCGCCCACGTCGCCGAGCTGGCCGGCCCGGCCCTGCGCGGGCGCGGCGACGGCACCGCCGACGAGGTCGCGGCCGCGGCCCGGGTCGCGACCTGGCTGCGCGAGGCCGGGGCCGAGCCCGCCGGCGACGACGGCTTCATCACGCGCTTCACCTACCCCGGCGGCGCCAGCCAGAACGTCGTCGGCGTCATCCGCGGCACCGAGCCCACCGCCGGCCACGTCGTGGTCGGCGCCCACTACGATCACCTCGGCACCGACGCCACCGGCACGTACTTTGGCGCCGACGACAACGCCTCGGGCACCGCCGGCCTCGTGGCGATCGCCGGCGCGCTCGCCCGCGCCGGTCAGCGGCCCCGCCGGACCGTGGTCGTGGTCGCGTTCGGCGCCGAGGAGGCTGGCCTCCACGGCTCGGTCGCGTACGTCGCCCGCCCGACGCTGCCGCTGGCCGACGCGGTCGCGATGATCAACCTCGACATGATCGGCCGGGCCACGTTCCTGTCGGCCAAGGAGTACGGCCTGGTCCACGCGTTCGTGCCGGTCGACGCGATCGGCGCGTTGACCTCGCCCGGCGCCAGCGCGCTCGCCGACGTGGCCCGGGCCGCCGCGGCCCCCATCGGGCGCCCGGTGGTCGCGGCCAGCGACTTCGGCCCGCTCGAGGACCAGATCCGCCCGCTGATCGAGCAGCGCGGCGACCAGGCCAGCTTCGCCGCGGCCGGCGTCCCCTACCTGTGGCTGTCGACCAGCATGCACGACGACTACCACCTGCCGACCGACACCGCCGACAAGGTCGACCCAGGGACCATCGCCGCGGTCGGCCGGATCGTGGTCGGTGTGATCGCCGCCATGCCCGACCGTGCCGCCTTGCAGCCCGCCGCCGCGCCGCGGTAACGTCGGGTCCTTGCGCCGCTTCGCCTTCGTGCTCGGCTCGCTCGCCGTCGCCGTCACCGCCTCGCCGGCGGTCGCCGGGCCCGACTCCGATGTCGCGAGCGCGTTCGATCGCGACGACGGGTTCGACCTGCACCTGACGTTCGACTACCAGCTCGACATCCACCGCGCGGCGATCCGCCGCGAGCAGGCCGGCCGCCCCGGCACGCCGACGACCGCGCCGGTGCCGGTGGTCGACGACCTCGTGTTCGCGAGCACGCGCCACACCGTCGTGCCCAAGCTCGAGCTCGGGCTGTTCCACGACGTGTCGCTGTCGGCCGCGCTGCCGATCACGCTGGCCTACGACCGCACGCTCGAGCTGGACCAGCGCGACACGCCGTGCACGTACGACATCCCGGGCGCCACGTGTGTCAGCCGCACGTCATCAACGACGCTCACCGACGGCCTCCTGCCGATGGCCGGCTACGACGGCCAGAACGCCGGCGCCGGGTTCATGGGCACCGACCCGACCGTGTTCCGCGGCCCGACCCGCAAGGGCGTCGACCAGCTCCACCTCGGCTTCACCTGGGCGCCGATGAACCAGCTGCGCGACGACACCAAGCCGACCTGGAAGCTCGGCGCCGAGTTCCGGATCGCGGTCGGCAAGGTCGCGGCGATGAACCGGCTCGATCCCGGCGCGTCGACCGGCGTCGGCCGCGGCGTCCACGACCTGCGCCTGTCGACCTCGATCGCCAAGCAGCTGGGGTGGGCCGAGCCGTTCGTCGACATCTGGTGGCAGGTGCCGATCGGCATCAAGGATGGCTCGCCGTTCGAGAGCCCCGGGTTCGGCGCGCGCTCGACCGAGCCCAGCCAGCGGGCCGGGACCCGGTTCGGGTTCGAGGCCTACGCGGTCGACCAGGGCGACGAGGGCGCGCGCCTGTCGATCGAGCTGTCGGCCCACCTCGAGAGCCACTTCGAGGGCCGCGAGCAGACCGAGATGTGGGAGGTCTTCGCGCTCGCCGGCGACGCCTCGGGCGCCGGGCCGCTGCGCCTCGACGCCGACCCGACCCAGGCCGGCATGCAGACCATCGATCACCCCGGCATCACGACCGTCGAGAACTACCTCGACCTCGGCGCCCGCGTCGCCGGCCGCATCGCCGTCGGCGATCGCTTCCGGATCGCCGCGCACTTCGAGATGCTGGCGCAGACCGAGCACGTGATCACGTTCACCGACGCCGGCGTCGACCTGCCGCAGTGCACCGGCTCCCTCAACCCCAGCTGCGAGCTCGACAACAACGACCTCGTCACGCCCAACACCAACGAGGTCAACCCGCTGCACGTGCCGCTGATCGACCTGATCGGCCACCGCTACCACGCCGACGACTCGCTCGACTACCAGGTCGGCGTGAACGTCCAGCTGTTGTTCTAGGAGGAGCGTTCGCAGAGCTCCTCCCCAGCATGCGCTGGGGCCCTCCTCCTGAAACGGCCCGGATCGTTCTGCGGGCGCCGGCGATCGTTCGGCCCGGATCGTTCTGCGGGCGCGCGCGGTCGAGGTCGCGCCCTTGGCGAACGTGGGGGGCGACGCGAGCGGGGCTCACGCGTCGGTGACGCGGCGGTAGATCGCCTGCAGATCGGCGGCGGCCAGGTGGGTGACGCCGCCGTCCTCGAGCGCGGCCGCGGTCAGCCGGCGCTTGTCGTCCTGGAGCGCGCAGATGGCGTCCTCGACGGTGCCGCGCGCGACCAGCTTGTAGACGTGGACCGGGCGATCCTGGCCGATGCGGTGGGCGCGATCGGCGGCCTGGGCCTCGGCCGCGGGGTTCCACCACGGATCGTAGTGGATCACCGTGTCGGCGCGCGTGAGGTTGAGCCCGACGCCGCCGGCCTTGAGGCTGACCAGGAAGATCGGCGCGGCCCCGGCCTGGAACCGCCGCACCACGCCGGCGCGATCGCGCGTGGCGCCGGTGAGCGTCAAGGTCGTGAGCCCGGCCGCGCGGCACGCCTGCTCGATCAACCGCAGCATCGAGGTGAACTGCGAGAACACCAGCGTCGTGCGCCCGGCGTCGACCAGCTCGGTCAGGCGCGCCAGCAGGTGGTCGAGCTTGGCCGAGCCGGTCGCGGTGCGCGCCGCCGGCAGCGCCAGCAGCCGCGGATCGCAGCAGCACTGCCGCAGCTTGAGCAGCGCGTCGAGGATCGCCATCGACACGCCCGGCAGGTTCGCCACGGCCAGCGCCGTGCGGACGTCGACGTCGAGGCTGGTGCGCAGGCTCTCGTACAGATCGCGCTGGCCGACGTCGAGCTCGATCCGCTGGATCACCTCGGTCCGCGGCGGCAGCTCGATCGCGACCTCGGCCTTGGTCCGGCGCAGCAGGAACGGCCGGATCCGCGCGCGCAGGTCGGCCAGGATCGGCGCGGCCGCGAACTTCTCGATCGGCCGGCGCACCGTCGCGTCGAACGCGGCCCGGCGCCCGAGCAGCCCCGGCACCGCCAGATCGAGCTGGGCCCACAGCTCGCCGAGGTGGTTCTCGATCGGCGTGCCGGTGACCGCGAACCGGCTGCGCGCGGTCAGCGCCACCGCCGCGGCCCGGAGCTGGGTGTCGGGGTTCTTGAGCGCCTGGGCCTCGTCGAAGATGATCGTGGTCCACGCGATCGTGCGCAAGAGCGGCAGGTCGCGCGCCAGCGTCTGGTACGACGTGACGATCACCGTGGCCTGGGTCAGCCCGGCCGCGTCGTCGGGCCGCGCGGCGCCGAGGTGCCGCGCCAGCGCCAGCCGCGGCGCGAACCGCGCGGCCTCATCGAGCCAGTTGTCGACGACGCTGCGCGGCGCCACGACCAGCGCCGGCGCCCGCGGCGACAGCGGCAGCCCGTCGAGGAACGCCAGCACCTGGACGGTCTTGCCCAGGCCCATGTCGTCGGCGAGCAGGCCGCCGAGCCCGGCGTCGTGGAGCGCGCGCAGCCACGCCAGCCCCAGCGCCTGGTACGGCCGCAGCGCGCCGGCGAAGGTCGCCGCCGGCGCGGCCGGCGCCAGCGCCAGGAGCGCCTCGAGCTGCGCCCGCGCGCCGGCGGTGACGCCGTCGGGACGCTCATCGATCGCCGCGGCCACCGGGGCCGGCAGCACCAGGCGTTCGCCGTCGAGCCCGCGCAGCGCCAGCTCGAGCAGCGGCGCGAACCACCGGGCCAGGCGCTCCGGCGGCAGGTACACCAGCTCGCCCTCGGGCAGCCGCAGGTTGAGCCCGGCGCCGCCGGCGATCGGCGCGCCCGGCGTCAGCACGATCTGGCCGGTGCGGATCGCGGTCAGCAAGATCGGCAGGAGCGGCACCGTGCGGCCGTCGATGCACACCCCCAGCTCGAGCTCGAACCACAGCGGCCGCTCGGCCATCGGCCGCAGGGTCTCGAGCCAGGTGGCCTCGGCCGCCGGCGCCTCGATCGGGAAGCTGTCGTCGAGCACGCACCGCCAGCCCTCGGCCCGCAGGGTCGGGACGATCACGTGCGCGAGCGCGCGCGCGCCCGCGAGCAGCGCCACGCTCGACGGCGCCACCAGGCCGTGGGGCAAGGTCGCCACCAGCTCGTCGAGCCGGGCCCGGGCCCGGCCCTCGGCCACCAGATCGCGCGGCGCCGGCCGGGTCGGATCCCAGGCGCCCAGCGGATAGCGCAGGTCGCCGTAGCTCGCCTCGGCCACCAGCGCCAAGACGTTGCGCAGCCCCGGCTCGAGGCCGACCGTCAGCCGCGGCACCAGCGGCTCGGTCACCGCCGGCTCGTCGACGATCGGCGCCGCGGGCCACAGCGGCCGCAGGCTCCGGGCGACGGTCGCGCGCATCGGCGCCGGCACCGGCGGGCTCGCCAGCAGGCGCGCCACCAGCTCGGGCAAGACGCCCAGCTCGAGCGGCCCGATCTGCCCGGCGTCGGGATCGACGTAGTGGGTGCGCGCGGCCGCGACGATCACCTGCGGCGCGGCGACGCCGAGCCGGAAGCTGCCCGCGGGCGCGCACGGCTGCCACGCCAGCGCCTCGGTCCGGCCCGGGCCCCAGGTCAGCGCCGGGCCGTCGACGCCGCGCCAGAACAGCCGCTCGGTCGCGGCCAGCTCCTCGAGGACCTCGGCCGGGATCCGATCGACGCGCAGCCGCGTCACCTGCGGCGTCGCCCGCGCGATCGCGCGCACCAGCGCGATCCGCCGCAGATCGTCGACGTCGACCCAGCGCGGCGCGCCGCGCTGCGGATCGGCCAGCGCCGCCAGCGGCAGCCCGGCGCTGAGCCCGCCGCCGCGCAGCCGGGCCGCCGGCACGATCGTCAGGCCGACGTCGCGGTCGCGCTCGTCGAGCACGTAGGTCACGACCTGGCTGGTGGTCGGCGGCGCCGCGGTCGGCTGGTGGCGCCCCAGCTCGGCCAGCCACTCGCCGACCCGGGCCTGGCGCTCGGCCTCGATCGCCGCCTCGGCCCCGGCCTGCTCGTCGGCCAGCGCCGCCAGCGCGGTCGCGGCGGCGTGGCCGCAGTCGGTGGCGACCGCGCACGAGCACTCGCCGCGCAGGAGCTCGCCCTCGGCGCGGAACCGGACCGTCACCACCTCGCCCGCGACCCGCGCCACCACCGGCCACGGCGGCGGCTTGACCACGTGCACGCGCCCGCTGGCGATCGCCGCCAGGCCGTCGGCCAGCGCCGCCGCGCCGAAGCAGCGCTCGACCGTGCGCTGCGCGCTCGCCGGGATGTCGCGGCTCATGGCCGCGCGACCCTACCGCGACGACGTCGAGGCGACCACGCACGGCGGCTCGATGCGATCAGGGTCAGGCGGCCCCATTTCGAGCCGCGCGCCGCTGCCGACCAGCGCCACGGTGGGCGCGAGCTTCGCGTGCCAGCTAGCGCTTCTTGCCGCCCTTGGCCTTGCCGCCGCCACCCTTGCCGCTGCCCTTGGGCGCGGCATCCACCTTCGGCTCGTCGGCCTTCGCGCCGGCCGCGCTCGCATCGCCCTCGCCAGCGTCGTCGGCCTCGCCAGCGTCGTCGGCCTTCTCGTCGGCCTTCGCCTCGCTCTTGGCCTCGTCGGCCTTCGCCTCGGTCTTTGCGTCGCTCTTCGCGTCAGCCTTCGCGTCGCTCTTCACCTCGGCCTTCGCCTCGCTCTGCGCGGCCTTCTTGCCGCCCTTGGCCGGCCTGGGGTCGCCGTCGTCGGTCTTGGCCGCGGCGGCCTCGGCCTTGGCCAGCGCCGCCAGCGACGCGAGGCGCCCGCCGACCCGGCCGCCCAGCTCGGCCTCGAGCGGGTGCGGCTTGCCGTGCTTCATCAGCTTGAGGCCGGCGTAGACCGCGGCGCCGAACACCAGGAACGACGACCACTGCGCGAACGTCAGGCCGACGTAGCGCTGGTCGCTCTGGTTGAGCCGCCAGAACTCGAGGACGAACCGCACCGGCGCGTACAGGCCGGCGATCATCACCGCCACGAGGCCGGCCGACCACCGGCGCTTCTTCTGGAACGCCATCCACAGCACCAGCGCGTTGACCGGGATCAGGTAGGTCAGCTCGTACATCGCCATGTTGTGGCAGCGGATCGTGTCGCCGACGTGGTGGCCGTGGAGCTGGATCTCCTCGAGCAGGCCGCGCGCGGCGAGCTCGGCGCGCGGGTAGTCGACGCCGAAGCGCGAGTCGGTGGCGCGGCCGATGTGATCGTGCACGAGCGTGCAGCCGATCCGGCCGATCGAGAACCCGAGCAGGAGCCCGACCCCGGTCGCGTCCATCCACAGCCCCGGCGTCAGGCGCTTCCACCAGATGAAGAACGAGATGCCCATGGCCCCGCCCAGGAAGCCGCCGTAGGACGAGATCCCGTCCCAGACCTTGAGCATCAGCAGCGGGTCCTTGGCCAGCTTGACCCGCTCGTAGGCCAGCACGTCGAACACGTGGGCGCCGAGGAACCCGCTGACGACGACCCAGCCGGTCAGGCTGCGCAGGTCGTCCTCGTCGACGCCGTGGCGCAGCGCGTAGCGGCGCATGACCTCGGCGCCGATCAGGACGCCGGTCGCGACGATGATGCCGAACGGCTGGATGGGCAGGCCGAACAGGTCGCGCGCGCCCAGCTCGACGAACGGCAACCCGGAGTGAGAGCTGGTCGCGAACAGCGCGACCAGCGACGCGAGCACGGATGCGTACACGCGCGCAGCCTACCTCATGTCGGGCGCGCTTGCCGCCCGGGCCGGCCGGGCGTTACCGTCCGGCCATGCCCGAGGTTCTCGTCGGAGGCCACATCATCGCCCGCCAGCTCAAGGCCGAGGGCACCACCTGCATCTTCACGCTGTGCGGCGGCCACATCGCGCCGATCTACGACGGCTGCCTGCGCGAGGGGATCGACATCATCGACACCCGCCACGAGCAGGCCGCGGTCCACGCCGCCGACGGCTGGTCGCGCCTGACCCGCGGCTGCGGCGTCGCGGTGATCACCGCCGGCCCCGGCGTCACCGACGGCGTGACCGGCGTCGCCAACGCGTTCCAGGCGTCGATCCCGCTCCTGGTCCTGGGCGGCGCGTCGGAGCTGCGCTTCAAGGGCAAGGGCGCGCTCCAGGAGATGGAGCAGACCTCGCTGCTCGCGCCGATCACCAAGGCCAGCTTCACCGCCAGCGACCCCAAGCGCCTCGCCGAGTACGTCCGCACCGGCGTCCGGATCGCCACCTCGGGCGTGCCCGGCCCGGTGTTCATCGAGCTGCCGTTCGACGTGCTGACCGCGCAGGTCAGCGATCCGCAGTTCCCGGCGCCGCCGCGGCCGTGGCCGGCCCAGCCCGGCGATCCGATCGGCATCGCCGCCACCGCCGCGCTCATCGCCGGCGCCGACAAGCCGATGATCTTCGCCGGCAGCCAGGTCTACTGGGACGCCGCCTGGGCCGAGCTGGTGGCCCTGGCCGAGCGCGCGCAGATCCCGGTGTTCACCAACGCGATGGGCCGCGGCTGCATCGACAGCCGCCACCCGCTCGCGTTCGCGCAGGCGCGCAAGAACGCGTTCCGCGGCACCGACCTGGCGATCATCCTCGGCACGCCGCTCGACTTCCGGGTCGGCTACGGCGCCGGCATCAACGCCAAGGCCAAGATCGTCCAGATCGAGCGCGACCCGACCAAGATCGCGCAGAACCGCGACACCGAGGTCTCGATCCTCGGCGACGCGCGCTCGGTGCTGGCCCAGCTCACCGCCGCGACCGCCGTCGCCACCGGCCGCACCGCGCCGTGGATCGAGGAGCTGCGCGGCGCCGAGACCAAGGCCATGGCCAAGCTGCGCGACCACGCGGCCTCGGACGCGCGGCCGATCAACCACTACCGGCTGGCCCAGGCCATCGCCGACGTGATCGACGACGACACGATCGTCATCGGCGACGGCGGCGACTGCGTCGCGCTCGGCGCCAAGCTCCTGGCCCGCAACAAGCCCGGCACCTGGATGGATCCGGGCCCGCTCGGCTGCCTCGGCATCGGCGCGCCGTTCGCGCTCGCCGCCAAGAAGCTCAACCCCAACGCCAAGGTGCTGGTGCTGTCGGGCGACGGCAGCTTCGGCCTCAACGGCTTCGACTTCGAGACCGCGGTCCGCTGGAACCTGCCGATGTGCGTGGTGGTCGCCAACGACGCCGCGTGGGGGCAGATCCGCGGCCCGCAGGTGATGATCTTCGGCGCGGCCCGCTCGCCGGCGACCAAGCTGGCGTCGACCCGCTACGACAAGGTCGTCGAGGCGTTCGGCGGCAAGGGCTACTTCGTCGAGGATCCGGCCGAGCTGGTCGCGACCTTGCGCGCGGCCCTGGCCGAGCCGACGGTCACCTGCGTGAACGTCAGCGTCGATCCCGACTTCGTCGTCAAGAGCGGCGCCGCCAAGCTGACGGTCTGATCATGGTCTGGGAGCCCTTCGCCCTCGCGATCGTGTTCGGCCTGCTGATCTCGGCCGGCATCTACTTCGTCGTGATGTGGCCCCAGGTCGCGCCCGACGACGACGCCCCCGACGACGACGCGGCGCCGGCCGAGCCGTCCGCCACCGCGTCCGCCGCCGAGTCCGCCACCGCGCCGGTCACCGAACCGTCCGCCACCGAGTCTGCCGCCGCGCCGGTCACCGAGTCCGCCGCCGCGCCGGCGACCGAGCCGGCGGCCACCGCGCCGTCGGCCACCGCGCCGCCCAGCGAGCCGGCGGCCACCGAGCCGCCGGCCGCGGCGTGACCGGGCTGCTACACTGACCGCATGCGCCGCCTGGCGTGGGCCACGATCGCGGCGCTCGGCCTGACGGCGACCTCCACCGCCGAGCCGCGCCTGGGTGCGATCGTCCGGGTCGTCCAGCCCGACGCCACGCCGACCCTCGGCCCGCGCGACGCGCTGGTGACGGTCGACCTGTACTTCGTGCCTGGCGCCGATCCCAGCCACTCCGCGTACCGCGCGGTCCGGGCGCTGGCGGACCGCCACCCCGGGCGCGTGCGCGCGCGCTTCTACCCGCGCCGGGTCGGGCCGCACCAGGTCACGCCGGCCATGGCCCTGGCGGCGCACCGACGCGGGCAGTTCTTCGCGTTCCTCGACGCGCTGGCCGCGCGCCCGACGACGCCGAGCGCGGCCACGACCCTCGCGCTCGCGGTCGACCTCGGGCTCGATCGCGACGTCGCCATCACCGCCGCGCGCGATCCCGAGCTCGACCAGATCCTGACCACCAACGACCACCGCGCGTTCCGGAGCATGGCCCGGCAGGCGGTCGAGGTGGCGGTGAACGGCCAGCCGCTGTCGCTCGGGCAGCTGCGCATGAACGCCGGCTCGATGAGCGTGGCCCAGCTCGAGCAGGCCTACCAGGCCGCGCTGGTCGAGGCGCGCCTGGCCGCGGCGCAGGGCCTGACCGGGTCGGCGCTGGTCCGGTGGGGGCGCCTGCGCGGCGGCTGCGACGACGCCGGCGCCGCGGACGACGACGCGCCGGCGCCGCCACCTGGGTTCGAGCCGCCGACGTACGCCTGGAGCCTGGGGCGCGTCCTCGACCGCGGCACCGACTGCGCCGCGCCGATGCCCCGGCCGGCGCGCCTCGACGATCCGCCCATGACCGGCGACGACGACGCGCCGCGCCCGCGGCTGCTCGACGCGCCGCTGCCGATCGCCGGCGCGCCCGCGGTCGGCCCGGCCGACGCCGCGGTGCCGATCGTGGTCGCGTGCAACCCGCGGGGCGAGAACTGCCGCGGCCAGCTGTCGGCGCTGCGCGGGCTGGTCGACGTCTACGAGGGCGCGGTCCGGCTGGTCTGGGTGCCGTGGATCGATCTCGGCTTCGAGGCCAGCGCCGCCGACCTCGAGCTGGCCGCGGCCGCGCTGTGCGCCGCCGAGCTCGGCGACGGCTGGCCGTTCACGAGCGACCCGGCCGGCATCCACCGCGCCCCGCCGGCGGTGCCCGAGCTCGCGCGCGAGGCCAAGGTCGACCCGCAGGCGGTCGCGGCCTGCGTCGCGCCCACCACCGAGCGGGTGCGGATCATGGTCGCGGCCGCCGAGCGGGCCGGCGTCGGCTGGGGCCCGACGGTGGTCATCGGCGGCCGGGCCTACGTCGGCGGGTTCATCGACGGCCAGGCCGCCGCGATGGTGGTCGAGCACGCGCTGAGCCCCGGGTTACTCGAACAACTGAACCGGTGAGGCCGCCGACGTTTGACCAGGTGAGGGAGCCCGTGCGACGATCGCCGCGATGGAGTTGACCTTCGCGGCCGCCACCGACGTGGGGCGCCAGCGGACCCACAACGAGGACAACTTCCTCATCGACAAGAAGCTGCGGCTCTTCTTGGTCGCCGATGGCATGGGCGGCCACGCCGCGGGCGAGGTGGCGTCGTCGATCGCGGTCCACGAGATCCGCGACGCGGTCTACGCCAACCGCGATCTGATCGAGCGCTACCGCGCCGAGGGGCCGGCCTCGGCCGCCGTCGAGATCCTGCAGATGCTCGAGCACGCGGTCCAGGCGGCGTGCTCGACCGTGTTCACCCGGGCCCAGGCCGAGAGCGACAAGCGCGGCATGGGCACGACCGCGTCGGTGATGTTGATCGCCGGCGCGCCCGATCACCTGCGCGGCTTCATCGCCCACGTCGGCGACAGCCGCGTCTACCTGACGCGCCAGGGCCAGGCGCACCAGCTCACCGAGGACCACTCGCTCATGAACGAGCTGGTCCGCCGCGGCAAGCTCAAGCGCGATCAGGTCGAGAGCTCGCCCTACAAGCAGTTCAAGAACGCGGTGACCCGCGCGGTCGGCGTCTACGCCTCGGTCGAGGTCGACACCTTCGACTTCGACATCCTGCCCGGCGACCGCTTCCTCTTGTGCTCCGACGGCCTCTACGCCTACCTCGAGGACGACAAGCTGCCGACGCTGCTGGGCGACGGCGACATCAAGGACGTGCCGCGCCAGCTGATCGAGCTGGCCAACGGCGGCGGCGGCCACGACAACATCACCGGCGTGGTCCTGCGCATCGGCGAGGGCGGCACCTCGGCCGCGACCGCGCCGCGCACCGGCGAGGCGTCGCTCAAGCTCGACGCGCTCAAGGGCATGCAGATGTTCCGCTACCTCTCGTACCGCGAGCTGGTGCGGGTCACCAACATCACCGCGCTGACCGACGCCGACGCCGGGGAGATCGTCTTCCAGGGCGGCGACGCCGGCGAGATCATGTACGTGGTCGCCAGCGGCCGCGTGCGCCTGACCAAGGACGACGTCCACGTCGCCGACCTGTCCAAGGGCCAGCACTTCGGCGAGATGGCGCTGATCGATCGCTCGACCCGCTCGCTCACCGCCACCGCCACCGAGGCCACGCGCCTGGTCACGGTCCGGCGCAAGGACTTCTACGAGATCATCAAGAAGGAGCCCGAGCTGGCGACCAAGCTCCTGTGGAGCTTCGTCCAGGTGCTGGGCGCTCGGCTGCGCAAGACCACCAACGATCTGTCCGACGCGCTGCACGGCGACAAACACGGCGTCGAGACCACCGCCGAGAACCTGTTCCAGGACTGAGCGCCAGAGGGTTCGTCGCCGAACCCAGGCAGGTGCAGGGGGGACTCCGCGGTCCAGAGGGCCTGTCGCCAGGGCCAGGCAGGTGCAGGGGGGACTCGGAGGTCCGCGGCTTCGCCGAGGCCACGGCGGCACCGCGACGGGCGAGCCCCACCCAGGACCACCCA
This genomic window from Myxococcales bacterium contains:
- a CDS encoding 4-hydroxy-tetrahydrodipicolinate reductase; this translates as MGKAILAAAATRTDVRIAAALDRSDAPDVGKTVAPGVVVSSLIDAALAAAPVYIDFTTPNATAAIAQQARGRRVAAVVGTTGLTATAERALDELAEVVAVVGAPNFSVGVNLLMGLCALAARALGTDWDAEIVELHHKAKRDAPSGTALGLARAIAAARAQDLAEVGRYARSGDVGPRPAGEIGAVAVRGGDVVGEHTAYFFGAGERIELSHRATDRAIFAHGALRAAIWAAQQPPGRYDMIDVLGMR
- a CDS encoding 4-hydroxy-tetrahydrodipicolinate synthase, whose translation is MTPIRFEGAMTALVTPMRDGAVDYAALTQLVEWQIASGIDAIVAVGTTGESATLDVDEHIAVVRACVETARGRVPIIAGAGGNATAEALDLSQRSADVGAAALLHVTPYYNRPNQDGLLRHYEAIARAVPLPIILYNVPTRTGCDLLPDTVVKLAAFDNIVGLKEATGNMVRAAELIARVGDRLAIISGDDGTAFTMYALGGKGVISVVSNVDPARMAQMWDAAAAGDWAAARGHHFALRALIELLFVEPSPAPTKACLALAGRCTDEIRSPLFPVTAALRDRLRAELGRLGLGAS
- a CDS encoding DEAD/DEAH box helicase, whose translation is MSRDIPASAQRTVERCFGAAALADGLAAIASGRVHVVKPPPWPVVARVAGEVVTVRFRAEGELLRGECSCAVATDCGHAAATALAALADEQAGAEAAIEAERQARVGEWLAELGRHQPTAAPPTTSQVVTYVLDERDRDVGLTIVPAARLRGGGLSAGLPLAALADPQRGAPRWVDVDDLRRIALVRAIARATPQVTRLRVDRIPAEVLEELAATERLFWRGVDGPALTWGPGRTEALAWQPCAPAGSFRLGVAAPQVIVAAARTHYVDPDAGQIGPLELGVLPELVARLLASPPVPAPMRATVARSLRPLWPAAPIVDEPAVTEPLVPRLTVGLEPGLRNVLALVAEASYGDLRYPLGAWDPTRPAPRDLVAEGRARARLDELVATLPHGLVAPSSVALLAGARALAHVIVPTLRAEGWRCVLDDSFPIEAPAAEATWLETLRPMAERPLWFELELGVCIDGRTVPLLPILLTAIRTGQIVLTPGAPIAGGAGLNLRLPEGELVYLPPERLARWFAPLLELALRGLDGERLVLPAPVAAAIDERPDGVTAGARAQLEALLALAPAAPAATFAGALRPYQALGLAWLRALHDAGLGGLLADDMGLGKTVQVLAFLDGLPLSPRAPALVVAPRSVVDNWLDEAARFAPRLALARHLGAARPDDAAGLTQATVIVTSYQTLARDLPLLRTIAWTTIIFDEAQALKNPDTQLRAAAVALTARSRFAVTGTPIENHLGELWAQLDLAVPGLLGRRAAFDATVRRPIEKFAAAPILADLRARIRPFLLRRTKAEVAIELPPRTEVIQRIELDVGQRDLYESLRTSLDVDVRTALAVANLPGVSMAILDALLKLRQCCCDPRLLALPAARTATGSAKLDHLLARLTELVDAGRTTLVFSQFTSMLRLIEQACRAAGLTTLTLTGATRDRAGVVRRFQAGAAPIFLVSLKAGGVGLNLTRADTVIHYDPWWNPAAEAQAADRAHRIGQDRPVHVYKLVARGTVEDAICALQDDKRRLTAAALEDGGVTHLAAADLQAIYRRVTDA
- a CDS encoding M20/M25/M40 family metallo-hydrolase; its protein translation is MRRRNLAVAVLVALAAASCRGGTKGHRPPPAGAVDATPAPDASGPSGWFPDDASIAAHVAELAGPALRGRGDGTADEVAAAARVATWLREAGAEPAGDDGFITRFTYPGGASQNVVGVIRGTEPTAGHVVVGAHYDHLGTDATGTYFGADDNASGTAGLVAIAGALARAGQRPRRTVVVVAFGAEEAGLHGSVAYVARPTLPLADAVAMINLDMIGRATFLSAKEYGLVHAFVPVDAIGALTSPGASALADVARAAAAPIGRPVVAASDFGPLEDQIRPLIEQRGDQASFAAAGVPYLWLSTSMHDDYHLPTDTADKVDPGTIAAVGRIVVGVIAAMPDRAALQPAAAPR